One genomic region from Desulforegulaceae bacterium encodes:
- a CDS encoding HAD family hydrolase: MNSLQNITTIVFDCDGVMFQTEELNRQYYNAILKRLNLPPMTDSQSEFVKMHTGEDSIKHLFENHNIDPKLIQKERKRVPYIDFVPYMEMTENFMELLNFLKNNNFKTGIATNRSNTMDRVMEVFNLNPYFDILVTASDVENPKPHPEQLIKIKNELKIKFKNMLYIGDSPLDQIAAFKAEVKFIAFCNEKLEADFHVSKMMEIKNLLEGKS, translated from the coding sequence ATGAATTCACTTCAAAATATAACTACCATAGTTTTTGACTGCGACGGAGTAATGTTTCAGACAGAAGAACTAAACAGACAATATTATAATGCCATTCTTAAAAGACTGAACCTTCCTCCAATGACAGACTCCCAGTCTGAATTTGTAAAAATGCACACAGGAGAAGATTCAATTAAACATCTTTTTGAAAACCACAACATTGATCCTAAACTTATCCAAAAAGAAAGAAAAAGAGTTCCTTATATAGATTTTGTTCCTTATATGGAAATGACCGAAAACTTTATGGAGCTTCTTAATTTTTTAAAAAACAATAATTTTAAAACAGGGATTGCTACAAACAGATCAAATACAATGGACAGGGTAATGGAAGTTTTCAATCTAAATCCCTACTTTGATATTCTTGTAACAGCCTCTGATGTTGAAAATCCAAAGCCCCACCCTGAACAGCTTATTAAAATAAAAAATGAGCTTAAAATAAAGTTTAAAAACATGCTTTATATAGGTGACTCACCACTTGACCAAATTGCAGCATTTAAAGCCGAAGTTAAATTTATTGCCTTTTGCAATGAAAAGCTTGAGGCGGATTTTCATGTATCCAAGATGATGGAGATAAAAAATCTTCTTGAAGGAAAAAGCTAA